AACTCCTGGGCCAACCAGTTGCCGGTAAGCCCCACAAAGACATCGTCACACGGCACCCTCTGCATTATCTCCTGGCCTGTTTCAATGGACCCGACGATTCTCAGCCCTTTTGCCCCGGCCTCCTGCGCCCTCCTCTGGACCTCCCGGGACCGGGCAGCCTCTATAAGAGCCATGCCTACAAAAGGCTCGTGACCGTTGGGGAGAATATTGACGTAATCTGGATCGAGGATGCCAAGATCTACATACGCCTCATGGGGGCTGGGCGTGCTGAAGAGGGCATCCTGCACGATCTCGAGCGGCACGAGCGCGCCATAGCAGCTTGCGATACCAAGGCGCAATGCATTCTTCGCGAGCGACACATAATCACCATCGATGTTAGTCATTGCCCGCGCAGTCGAATCCACGAGTTCACTCGCGGGTCCACCTGGGAATATGCCGAGATCGCGCCACAGCTTTTTCCTGGACTCTGGTGCAAAGGCATTGACAAGCACGGACTCCTCCGCGCTGTCCTGGTGAAGCGCGGCCAGCATAGCATCGGCGGTCACCTTCTCATAGCCATCGCTGCCGGTCGAGATCCCAAATGCATTCGCCAGCAGGTCCAGCTTTCCCCTGTCCTTGATCTGGAATGGAGTCCTGCCTTCTGCTGTCGCCTTAAGCGTCCTGGCCACCTCCCGGGCGTGAAAGACATAGGCTGCTATTCCCATATTCGCCCTGTGAACCATGTTGCGCATAACCATGCCATTTGCATCTATGCCGCACGCTCCCCTGTCAGCCTTCCGCATGATCCTGCATGGTCCCATGGAGCACAGCTGGCAGGTTATACCCTGCTCACAAAAGCTGCACCTGGCTCCCTGGGCCTCGAAGCGCTCCACCACGCTTTCAACCCCGGTATCCTTTAGCCCTCCATGCATCCTCCGGATCGACTCGTGTTCGCTTACCTTCTCCAACATGCTTTTCTCCTCCCCTTTTTCTTGGTTTTTGTGTCTTGTTTTTCTTGGTCTCCCATATGGGCTTTATTTTAGAATAGGTCTTATCTTAGATTAGACCCCGAGCCACTGGCATAGCGCCACAGGCAATGGAAATATGATTTGAGAATGACCAGGTAATTTTCAGGCTAGGCCCCCATGCCACGGTGCGACACCTTCGCCCGGGTCATCACCATACTGCTGCCTGGTAAGCCCCTCCAGGGTTATACTCTCGAGAAATCCTACAAACTCCCTTTGAATACCGACCCAGCTCTCCCGGAGCTTGCAGGTGTCCCAGCGTTCGCAAGCATCCCTGCCAAGAAGGCAGCGATTGACGGCTATAGGTCCTTGAATTGCCTCCACTATCTCACGAGCCGTTATATCTCTTGGGTCCCGCCCAAGCGAGAACCCACCTCGAGATCCTCTAGTGGAAACAAGGAGCCCAGTGCCTACAAGCTTCCGGAATATCTTGCGCAGAAATTCCTCCGGGATGTTCTCGGCCGCAGCAATTTCCGCGATCGAGAAAACATCGCGCGACGGCTGGCCTGCCATATATACGAGCGCGC
This is a stretch of genomic DNA from Bacillota bacterium. It encodes these proteins:
- the cooS gene encoding anaerobic carbon-monoxide dehydrogenase catalytic subunit; the protein is MLEKVSEHESIRRMHGGLKDTGVESVVERFEAQGARCSFCEQGITCQLCSMGPCRIMRKADRGACGIDANGMVMRNMVHRANMGIAAYVFHAREVARTLKATAEGRTPFQIKDRGKLDLLANAFGISTGSDGYEKVTADAMLAALHQDSAEESVLVNAFAPESRKKLWRDLGIFPGGPASELVDSTARAMTNIDGDYVSLAKNALRLGIASCYGALVPLEIVQDALFSTPSPHEAYVDLGILDPDYVNILPNGHEPFVGMALIEAARSREVQRRAQEAGAKGLRIVGSIETGQEIMQRVPCDDVFVGLTGNWLAQEFALATGAVDVFAMDMNCSLPSLGPLAERYGATLVSVSRLVGVPGVEKRIIYDPEHVGEQALEIIDIAIENFKRRRAKANANRAARDLKRTRILTGFSTEAVLGALGGKLDPLLEAIKSGSIKGVVALVSCTSLKNGGQDTMTTEVARELIRRNMLVLSAGCGNAACQVAGLNSLDAQEIAGDALKAVCRALGIPPVLSFGTCTDTGRLALLVGAVANALGVDAAQLPVAVTAPEYMEQKAVIDAFSAVALGLYTHVSPVPPVTGAPDVVNLLTRDVEGLTGGKLAVETDAVAAVDGIEGHIVAKRQALGI
- a CDS encoding Rrf2 family transcriptional regulator; the encoded protein is MEFIRRNTDYALRALVYMAGQPSRDVFSIAEIAAAENIPEEFLRKIFRKLVGTGLLVSTRGSRGGFSLGRDPRDITAREIVEAIQGPIAVNRCLLGRDACERWDTCKLRESWVGIQREFVGFLESITLEGLTRQQYGDDPGEGVAPWHGGLA